A window of Candidatus Poribacteria bacterium contains these coding sequences:
- a CDS encoding M28 family peptidase, with translation MGFLWTILFAVFLTGDVVAQDTPSNDTEANAVDESQFLSNARQLTYDGKRAGEGYFSEDGNALIFQTERESDNPFYQIYLLDLLTGDTHRVSTGVGKTTCAFFRPGTDEVLYASTHHDAFAKAKQEEELKFRASGKERRYSWDYDEKMDIFSANRDGSNLKQLTDAPGYDAEASYSPDGKYIVFCSLRNAYPKSRLSPKELKQFEVDPAYFGEIYIMNADGSDQIQLTDSPGYDGGPFFTPDGEHIVWRHFTSDGSQADIYTMRIDGSSVRRLTDFDSMSWAPYFHPSGAYVIFASNKLGFSNFELYLVDGRGRHEPVRVTTTDGFDGLPVFSPDGSRLCWTSNRNSQEVSQLYLADWNHEAALDAVTSAPRNPNSFVPSVQTVSDLKPSKKTSIRQHIEFLADDALEGRMTGSDGAKRAAEHIASQFEELGLTPVGDAERSLRGFGQTFEFTAGRRIISEENRFSITRQVHGAEQELEFSVEQDFQPLSFSRNGVVEGEVVFVGYGLTVPGELGEGYDAYAGLDVKDKIVVALRYVPESVEPERRQELNRYAGLRYKAMQAREHGAKAFLVVAGPNSPNAGKLIPLDFDSSLADSGIVAASISDTVANALFAPSDKNLKDVQSGLDVENPHFLGQFLLPDVTVKIVVSVEKVKKTDKNVVALLPPTQLTDDIEYVVVGAHYDHIGYGEIGSLAGKDEAGQIHNGADDNASGTAVVLELAATLSEAAQAHPEKFNRGVIFALWSGEELGLIGSTHFVNDPVVPLDKVVAYVNFDMVGRLRENKLILQGVGSSSVWTKLIEKRNVPIGFNLTLQTDPYLPTDVTAFYPKEVPVLSFFTGGHEDYNRPTDDIETLNYEGLERISQFAHGIVLDVVHTPERPEYVAVERSESEGGSRDTLRAYLGTIPDYTTEGTGVKLSGVRAGGPADKAGLKGGDVILEFGGQQIANIYDYTYALDAVKIGEPVEVVVLRDGEQVTLTVTPEARN, from the coding sequence ATGGGGTTTCTGTGGACAATACTCTTTGCTGTTTTTCTAACGGGTGATGTCGTGGCTCAGGACACTCCATCGAATGACACAGAAGCTAATGCTGTTGACGAGTCCCAATTTCTCAGCAATGCCCGACAACTCACTTATGATGGAAAGCGCGCTGGCGAGGGATATTTCTCCGAAGACGGCAACGCGCTCATCTTCCAGACTGAACGCGAATCGGATAATCCGTTCTATCAAATCTATCTTTTAGACTTGCTAACAGGTGATACGCATCGCGTCTCAACGGGTGTGGGGAAGACGACTTGTGCGTTTTTCCGTCCAGGGACGGATGAAGTGCTTTACGCCTCGACCCACCACGATGCTTTTGCAAAAGCGAAACAGGAAGAGGAACTGAAATTCCGGGCATCGGGAAAAGAGAGACGCTACAGTTGGGATTACGATGAAAAGATGGACATCTTCTCGGCGAACCGAGATGGCAGTAACCTCAAACAACTGACAGACGCACCCGGCTATGATGCTGAAGCCTCATATTCGCCTGATGGTAAATATATCGTTTTCTGTTCGCTGCGGAACGCATATCCCAAAAGCCGCCTCTCCCCAAAGGAGCTGAAGCAGTTTGAGGTGGATCCCGCCTATTTCGGCGAAATTTATATCATGAACGCCGATGGATCCGATCAAATTCAATTGACGGATTCACCGGGCTATGATGGGGGTCCCTTCTTCACACCCGATGGTGAGCATATCGTCTGGCGACACTTTACATCTGATGGCAGTCAAGCAGACATCTACACAATGCGGATAGATGGCTCAAGTGTGCGGCGGCTTACCGATTTCGATAGCATGTCTTGGGCACCCTACTTTCATCCGAGTGGTGCTTACGTTATCTTTGCGTCTAACAAACTTGGATTCTCTAATTTTGAGCTATATCTCGTGGATGGGAGAGGTAGGCATGAGCCCGTCCGGGTAACCACAACTGATGGGTTTGACGGACTTCCTGTCTTTTCACCGGATGGCAGTCGTTTGTGTTGGACCTCGAATCGGAACAGTCAAGAGGTTTCGCAACTTTACCTTGCCGACTGGAATCATGAAGCTGCCCTGGATGCGGTTACGTCGGCGCCGAGGAATCCTAATTCATTTGTGCCTTCCGTCCAAACGGTTTCCGATTTGAAACCTTCTAAAAAAACGAGTATCCGTCAACATATTGAATTTCTTGCCGACGATGCCCTTGAAGGTAGAATGACGGGTTCAGACGGCGCGAAACGTGCAGCCGAGCATATCGCCTCCCAATTTGAAGAACTTGGTCTCACGCCTGTTGGTGATGCAGAGCGTTCCTTACGAGGATTTGGGCAAACCTTTGAATTCACCGCGGGTAGGCGGATTATATCTGAGGAAAACCGGTTCTCTATCACACGTCAGGTGCATGGTGCCGAACAGGAATTAGAATTCAGCGTGGAACAGGACTTTCAGCCGCTCTCTTTCTCCCGTAACGGTGTCGTTGAAGGCGAAGTCGTCTTTGTTGGGTATGGACTCACCGTCCCTGGCGAGTTAGGTGAAGGGTATGACGCTTATGCGGGATTAGATGTGAAGGACAAAATTGTCGTAGCACTCCGTTATGTTCCGGAATCGGTTGAACCCGAACGCCGCCAAGAACTGAATCGGTATGCGGGACTCCGATACAAGGCGATGCAAGCACGGGAACATGGTGCAAAGGCGTTTCTTGTCGTGGCGGGTCCGAACTCCCCTAACGCAGGTAAATTGATTCCGCTTGACTTCGATAGTAGCCTTGCTGATTCTGGGATTGTCGCTGCGTCCATAAGTGATACCGTGGCAAATGCGCTCTTTGCACCGTCGGATAAAAACCTAAAAGATGTTCAATCGGGACTCGATGTGGAGAATCCGCACTTCCTTGGACAATTTCTGTTGCCCGATGTCACAGTCAAAATTGTCGTTTCTGTTGAGAAGGTTAAGAAAACGGACAAAAATGTGGTGGCTCTGCTCCCACCCACGCAATTAACAGACGACATCGAGTATGTCGTTGTCGGTGCGCACTATGATCATATCGGTTACGGTGAAATCGGCTCCCTTGCGGGAAAGGACGAAGCGGGACAGATTCATAACGGGGCAGATGACAACGCCTCCGGCACGGCTGTTGTTTTAGAATTGGCGGCGACCCTCAGTGAAGCCGCGCAAGCACATCCCGAAAAATTTAACAGAGGCGTTATCTTCGCACTCTGGTCGGGCGAGGAACTCGGACTCATCGGTTCCACCCACTTCGTCAACGATCCCGTTGTTCCTTTAGACAAAGTGGTGGCATACGTCAATTTTGATATGGTCGGACGACTCCGTGAAAACAAACTCATCTTGCAAGGTGTCGGTTCGTCCTCTGTGTGGACGAAACTCATTGAAAAGCGGAATGTTCCGATTGGTTTCAATCTAACCTTACAAACGGATCCGTATTTGCCAACAGATGTAACTGCCTTCTATCCGAAAGAGGTGCCGGTCCTGAGTTTCTTCACTGGGGGACACGAAGACTATAACCGTCCAACAGATGATATAGAGACCCTCAATTATGAGGGACTGGAACGGATCTCTCAATTCGCGCACGGTATTGTTTTAGATGTCGTTCATACCCCTGAACGTCCGGAATATGTTGCGGTAGAACGGAGCGAATCGGAAGGTGGGAGCCGCGATACCCTGCGTGCCTATCTTGGTACGATTCCCGACTATACGACGGAAGGCACGGGTGTTAAACTCTCTGGGGTTCGCGCCGGGGGTCCCGCCGATAAGGCAGGCTTGAAGGGTGGCGATGTTATTTTGGAATTTGGCGGACAGCAGATCGCGAACATCTACGACTATACCTATGCCCTTGATGCTGTGAAAATTGGGGAACCTGTCGAAGTTGTTGTGCTACGAGATGGAGAACAGGTAACACTGACGGTTACGCCTGAGGCACGGAATTGA
- a CDS encoding creatininase family protein: MSEIKSVLLWENQRRYVREAIDAGTLKGAIIPTGSTEQHNEHLAMYHDTQSAVYVSKLAAEKLFPRVIVTTPLAIGVSEHWMDHKGTLTLRPEVFGEVLYDVADSMRRHGIENILIVNGHAGNSGPVHERLDGYREKLGINIEYHSYWEAYDEELVKTQMESGVCPGHAAEFETAFALAAFAENVDWNGVDYDSAKLTISDTGQAKSDREYHHQAKLATVEKGQAMIDVAVDWVAARMDSML, encoded by the coding sequence ATGTCTGAAATCAAATCCGTGTTACTTTGGGAAAATCAGCGGCGATATGTCCGAGAAGCGATTGATGCTGGCACACTTAAGGGAGCGATTATTCCGACGGGCAGCACAGAGCAACATAACGAACATTTGGCGATGTATCACGATACGCAAAGTGCGGTGTATGTCTCCAAATTGGCGGCTGAAAAGTTGTTCCCACGGGTTATCGTCACAACGCCCTTAGCAATCGGTGTGTCGGAACACTGGATGGATCACAAAGGCACGCTCACGCTCCGCCCAGAGGTCTTTGGTGAGGTGCTTTATGACGTTGCTGATAGTATGCGTCGACACGGGATTGAGAATATCTTGATTGTCAATGGGCATGCGGGAAATTCCGGTCCGGTGCATGAGCGGTTAGATGGCTACCGAGAGAAACTCGGCATCAATATCGAATATCATTCCTATTGGGAAGCATATGATGAAGAGCTGGTCAAAACACAGATGGAATCCGGGGTATGTCCTGGGCACGCGGCGGAATTCGAGACAGCCTTCGCCCTCGCAGCTTTCGCAGAAAACGTTGATTGGAACGGTGTGGATTACGACAGTGCAAAACTCACTATCTCAGATACAGGACAAGCGAAGTCTGACCGGGAATATCACCATCAGGCAAAATTGGCGACAGTCGAAAAGGGACAAGCGATGATTGATGTTGCTGTGGATTGGGTCGCGGCACGGATGGACTCAATGCTTTAA
- a CDS encoding sugar phosphate isomerase/epimerase: MPKFGVNLLLWADKFDRETADLIPKVAEMGFDGVEIPIFDPDTVDIPYTQGLLKDTGLDPIGCNIMAGDRNPIDEDPTIRENGRTYLKRCCEIVAELGADTLVGPMYSAVGTLVGRGRNKQEWDWCVEGLQDVCEFAGKCGVTLASEPLNRFETYFINIAADAVKLCEAVDSPYFKVHLDTFHMNIEEKNQADAIIATGDFLHHVHCCENDRGTPGTGLVDWDGVFGALAEVNYDKWLVIESFTPAVKEIAAATCIWRDIAPSAESLAIDGLAFLKEKAAQYL, encoded by the coding sequence ATGCCAAAGTTTGGTGTAAATTTATTACTCTGGGCGGATAAGTTTGATAGAGAAACCGCAGACCTCATCCCTAAAGTTGCTGAAATGGGGTTCGATGGTGTCGAAATTCCGATCTTTGATCCTGATACAGTCGATATCCCGTATACGCAAGGATTGCTGAAGGATACCGGCTTAGACCCCATCGGGTGTAATATCATGGCAGGGGACAGGAATCCTATCGATGAAGACCCGACAATTCGAGAAAACGGAAGAACCTATCTCAAGCGGTGTTGTGAAATTGTTGCCGAATTGGGGGCAGATACGCTCGTTGGACCGATGTATAGTGCTGTCGGCACACTCGTTGGACGCGGTAGAAACAAACAGGAGTGGGACTGGTGTGTTGAAGGTTTGCAAGACGTTTGCGAATTCGCTGGAAAATGCGGCGTTACGCTCGCCAGTGAACCGCTCAACCGATTTGAAACCTATTTCATCAATATCGCTGCAGATGCTGTTAAACTGTGTGAAGCCGTGGATAGTCCATATTTCAAGGTGCATCTGGACACTTTCCACATGAACATTGAAGAAAAAAATCAGGCGGATGCGATTATCGCGACCGGCGATTTCTTACATCACGTTCACTGCTGTGAAAACGATCGCGGCACGCCAGGCACAGGACTTGTGGATTGGGACGGGGTCTTCGGTGCGCTTGCCGAGGTTAATTACGACAAATGGCTCGTGATTGAATCGTTTACGCCGGCAGTCAAGGAAATCGCTGCTGCGACTTGCATCTGGCGCGATATCGCACCGAGTGCGGAGAGCCTCGCGATAGATGGACTGGCGTTTCTGAAAGAGAAAGCAGCGCAATATCTATAG
- a CDS encoding Hsp70 family protein — protein MKPNIKPTDRRNYYIGIDLGTTNSVMAWGSLNPQTNQLETKIVEVRMMIERGGTGKKELLPSCVYFKEGGSPIVGEYAKTMIGRTNRVVKSIKSEMGTQTAFDFDGSTYNPAVISSQILTHLAASAESLFGFVPDDVVITVPASFDSDMREATIEAARLAGFRTQEDDGSPRDILLDEPRAALYDFVNRQNKGEIPETRISFHEPQTVLVFDLGGGTLDVSLHNVSYQQEQHTLNIEDLAISRYTQIGGDDFDQKLADHFWEVYADRLPNDFDDSQMNMLKSEFREYAEQAKVDLSSEIENGALMGYLDPKSFDPEFVETEIIKTPFENQVFQYDLTLSEYEDIVEPLLAPSLTLDAVNQLDTLSDSDNIIYPILDVLRKSEQKIGSVPNVDAVLLNGGMTKFHTIQKRLETLFGLPPITAGDPDKAVARGAVVYHYDLHRGIKPSRIVNDTINIEIDGDKVKPLVEAGTILPLPQPKPIDNLHVSENSRSLRLPFYLGSGKDTQPPNRPILERTVRFQRQLLKGEPVFMQVQVDERGIMSVEGWPKADPDQKFTVSIDPNQPAVADETSNGLTRNPGEFDRTDNTREEGQSIPGAKQPFVPSGSQAAAESQGSILEVHPELMVMKKNISQYIKTSEFNRKRIIDEQITRQHVRIIEASNAEDFISPLLDNINYVNNYGRGKTIMLLGDLANLCSDIDLLYDIYDAAAALSHPEKIKSMHPIVIENVVTNAIKTIGKTGLSSAESHLINLITPEIPTTVRPIAVYSIGKCCYSVNALEHLKRLMKYGEDTDRVAINWAFGKMGSREHETPLSIQELESVISILIDQLQTELDNDVKQNGIYALGEICDRRDCAKDIIKSEKSKDVIRFIAPFLNASTDGSLADLANMQRIHAIKKIADISINMIRGIQLSKEQAESLLAIRAEN, from the coding sequence ATGAAACCTAATATCAAACCTACTGACCGGCGAAACTATTATATTGGCATTGACTTAGGAACTACCAATTCGGTAATGGCATGGGGTTCTCTTAACCCACAAACAAATCAGTTGGAAACGAAAATCGTGGAGGTTAGAATGATGATAGAACGCGGTGGAACAGGGAAAAAAGAACTGTTACCGTCGTGCGTCTATTTCAAGGAGGGAGGTTCGCCTATTGTGGGTGAATACGCCAAAACGATGATCGGTCGGACAAATCGAGTTGTGAAGTCTATTAAGAGTGAGATGGGGACACAGACAGCGTTTGATTTTGATGGGAGTACCTACAATCCCGCAGTAATTTCATCGCAAATTCTTACGCATCTCGCTGCCAGTGCAGAATCTCTATTCGGTTTTGTACCTGATGACGTTGTTATCACCGTTCCAGCTTCCTTTGATTCTGACATGCGGGAAGCCACCATTGAAGCAGCAAGACTCGCGGGATTCCGCACACAAGAGGATGATGGCAGTCCGCGGGATATTCTACTTGATGAACCCCGTGCTGCACTGTATGACTTTGTTAACAGACAAAACAAGGGCGAGATTCCAGAGACACGCATTAGTTTCCACGAACCCCAGACTGTTCTGGTTTTTGATTTAGGGGGCGGAACACTGGATGTCTCTTTACATAACGTTTCCTACCAGCAAGAGCAACACACATTGAACATTGAAGATCTGGCAATATCACGCTATACGCAAATCGGTGGAGATGATTTCGATCAGAAACTTGCAGACCACTTTTGGGAGGTGTATGCAGACAGATTGCCAAATGACTTTGACGATTCTCAGATGAATATGCTCAAAAGCGAATTCCGAGAATATGCTGAGCAAGCCAAAGTTGACTTAAGCAGTGAAATTGAGAACGGCGCGTTAATGGGATATCTGGATCCGAAGTCATTTGATCCGGAGTTCGTCGAAACCGAAATCATCAAGACACCCTTTGAAAATCAGGTATTTCAATACGATTTGACACTTTCTGAATATGAGGACATCGTCGAACCTCTCCTAGCTCCAAGTCTCACGTTAGATGCTGTGAATCAACTGGATACATTGTCCGACTCTGATAATATTATCTATCCAATTCTGGATGTATTACGGAAATCTGAACAGAAAATTGGAAGCGTGCCGAATGTTGATGCAGTGCTGCTGAATGGTGGGATGACAAAATTTCATACGATCCAAAAACGTTTAGAAACACTCTTTGGTCTTCCGCCGATTACAGCCGGTGATCCAGATAAAGCAGTGGCACGCGGGGCAGTCGTTTACCACTATGATTTGCACCGCGGTATTAAACCTTCGCGCATCGTCAACGATACGATCAATATTGAAATCGATGGTGACAAAGTGAAACCGCTTGTTGAAGCCGGCACAATCCTCCCGTTGCCACAGCCTAAACCGATTGATAATTTACACGTCAGCGAGAATTCACGATCGTTAAGGCTCCCTTTTTATCTCGGCAGCGGTAAAGACACACAACCCCCGAATCGTCCAATTCTTGAGCGAACCGTTCGGTTCCAACGCCAACTTTTGAAAGGCGAACCTGTCTTTATGCAGGTACAGGTGGACGAACGCGGTATTATGAGCGTAGAAGGCTGGCCGAAAGCAGACCCAGATCAGAAATTTACAGTAAGTATAGATCCTAACCAACCTGCTGTGGCAGATGAAACCTCCAATGGGTTGACCCGTAATCCGGGCGAATTTGACCGAACAGATAATACGCGAGAAGAGGGGCAATCTATTCCCGGAGCGAAACAGCCATTCGTTCCGTCAGGATCTCAAGCGGCAGCTGAATCACAGGGCAGTATCTTGGAGGTGCACCCTGAACTCATGGTGATGAAGAAGAACATCTCACAGTACATCAAAACAAGTGAATTCAATCGAAAAAGAATAATTGACGAGCAGATTACTCGGCAACACGTCAGAATTATCGAAGCATCAAATGCTGAGGACTTTATCAGCCCATTGCTTGACAATATTAATTACGTTAATAACTACGGAAGAGGGAAAACAATAATGTTATTGGGAGACTTAGCGAACCTGTGTTCGGATATAGATCTCCTTTACGATATTTATGATGCCGCTGCCGCGTTGAGTCATCCCGAAAAAATTAAGTCCATGCACCCTATAGTTATTGAAAACGTTGTTACAAACGCCATTAAAACCATTGGGAAAACGGGACTCTCGAGTGCGGAATCACATCTCATTAACCTCATTACGCCAGAAATTCCCACTACAGTCCGTCCGATTGCAGTGTATTCTATTGGAAAGTGCTGTTACAGTGTTAACGCGCTCGAGCACCTAAAACGCTTGATGAAATATGGAGAGGACACAGATCGCGTTGCTATCAATTGGGCATTTGGAAAAATGGGAAGTCGTGAGCATGAGACCCCACTATCAATTCAGGAATTGGAGTCGGTTATTTCCATTCTCATTGACCAATTGCAGACCGAACTTGACAACGACGTAAAGCAGAATGGCATCTATGCCCTTGGTGAGATATGTGACCGACGCGATTGTGCAAAGGATATTATCAAGTCCGAAAAAAGTAAGGATGTCATTCGATTCATCGCACCTTTCTTGAATGCCAGCACGGATGGTAGTCTTGCGGATTTGGCGAACATGCAACGGATACACGCGATTAAAAAAATCGCAGACATATCCATTAATATGATTCGTGGCATTCAACTCTCCAAGGAGCAAGCAGAGAGTCTGCTGGCAATCCGCGCAGAAAACTAA
- a CDS encoding IS200/IS605 family element transposase accessory protein TnpB codes for MKLTFRNPVYPTKTQETTLFKWLDHLCELQNAARNNRKYTYEEEGRFVSQGEQEKLLTAAREKYDDFRAVPQDFQVSVLKRVDKAFDAFRRRCKEGAAKKGYPRYKTRVRSLTWCLRKHKIKDKSTGGFKRVRQNPIIETDFRHNRLKVPKLGEVKIRMHRPLQGDPKEVTIVKKASGWYTYIVCEIPNTPKVEPTDALAVDVGTTHYLTTSEGEKEDNPRWYRQAEGLLRKHSKTLSRKKKGSNRRKKQHHKLALHHERTANKRKDFIGKLVYKLYHHKEKNVLVAEDLSVSNMVKNKYLSKSISDASWATFFEWCGNIAERDGFHFHQVDPKNTSQTCSCCGRKSPKKLSLAIRTFNCSFCDTSLDRDHNAAINILLRAACAHCGERWVTNLYETRNTNKAQDAGLENAKQLLLFDGLLTSPSL; via the coding sequence ATGAAATTAACCTTTAGAAACCCTGTGTATCCTACAAAAACACAGGAAACAACATTGTTTAAGTGGCTTGACCACCTCTGTGAACTTCAGAACGCTGCCCGCAACAATCGCAAGTATACCTACGAGGAAGAGGGGCGTTTTGTTTCTCAAGGTGAGCAAGAGAAACTTTTGACAGCAGCGCGTGAGAAATATGACGATTTTCGCGCCGTGCCTCAAGACTTTCAAGTTTCTGTCCTCAAGCGCGTTGACAAAGCCTTTGATGCGTTCCGCAGACGTTGCAAAGAAGGCGCAGCGAAAAAAGGCTACCCTCGCTACAAAACGCGTGTGCGTTCTCTGACATGGTGCTTGCGAAAACACAAAATCAAGGACAAAAGCACAGGCGGATTCAAACGTGTCCGCCAAAATCCGATAATAGAAACCGATTTTCGTCATAATCGTTTGAAAGTGCCAAAACTCGGTGAAGTCAAGATACGTATGCACCGTCCTCTCCAAGGAGACCCCAAAGAGGTCACGATCGTCAAAAAAGCGAGTGGCTGGTATACCTATATCGTCTGCGAGATACCCAACACGCCAAAAGTTGAACCGACTGACGCTCTGGCAGTTGACGTTGGCACGACACACTATCTGACGACCTCTGAAGGCGAAAAAGAGGATAATCCTCGCTGGTATCGCCAAGCAGAAGGTTTACTGCGAAAACACTCCAAAACCCTTTCTCGAAAGAAAAAAGGGAGCAACCGAAGAAAGAAACAACACCATAAACTCGCTTTACACCATGAGCGAACTGCTAACAAACGCAAAGACTTTATTGGTAAACTCGTCTATAAACTCTACCACCACAAAGAAAAAAATGTTTTAGTGGCAGAGGATTTAAGCGTATCCAACATGGTAAAGAACAAATACCTCAGCAAGAGCATCAGCGACGCGTCTTGGGCAACCTTCTTTGAGTGGTGTGGGAACATAGCCGAAAGAGACGGTTTCCATTTCCATCAAGTCGACCCAAAGAATACTTCGCAAACTTGCTCCTGTTGTGGTAGGAAGTCGCCAAAGAAACTTTCGCTGGCTATACGAACTTTTAATTGTAGTTTTTGTGATACGTCTTTAGACCGAGACCACAACGCTGCGATAAACATACTTTTACGGGCGGCTTGCGCCCATTGTGGAGAGCGTTGGGTTACCAACCTCTATGAAACGAGAAACACGAACAAAGCACAAGACGCGGGCTTAGAGAACGCCAAACAACTCCTATTGTTTGATGGACTCCTGACAAGCCCAAGTCTTTAG
- a CDS encoding MBL fold metallo-hydrolase, with protein sequence MRNLFFPVGGGNEIGASCYFIQLNGAKFLLDAGIRLHTDSIYPRFHSLYLENLLDGLWELDGILLSHGHIDHIGALPFVVEEAQDVPMYATLPTREIVDLQLNQSLTSATFSREELVDFPRVKAFNALRVQRAIENITPIAWHSPITCETCQITFFPAGHILGASMVYIESDAGNILFTGDFTPFDQLTVPKYQLPDDLDVDLLITESTYGYQESLYVGDIDEEREHFAQKIDRCLDGGGTILIPAFAIGRSQELALILRDLIRDGHLKPFPIYIDGLAQIACDIYEDNDVKLFGYELEKAPKDFIDALDTFNGVIIASSGMLLDNSMSARYAEELLPDPRNAVFFSGYLDEESPGRKLERLHESKGQRFRINERDIPAHADVDTYRLSAHTGSEGILSLIERVTPKKVIFVHGCPQYKTAVNIHRETCRRFQNRIEVYQANNGTPIYF encoded by the coding sequence ATGCGCAACCTCTTTTTTCCAGTCGGTGGCGGTAACGAAATCGGCGCGAGTTGTTATTTTATTCAGTTAAATGGAGCGAAGTTCCTTTTAGATGCGGGCATTCGTTTGCACACTGACTCTATATATCCACGCTTTCATTCGCTTTATCTTGAAAATCTCCTTGATGGTTTATGGGAGTTGGATGGAATCCTACTTTCCCATGGACATATTGATCATATCGGTGCGTTACCGTTTGTTGTTGAGGAAGCACAGGATGTCCCGATGTATGCAACTTTACCGACGCGAGAGATTGTAGACCTACAACTGAATCAATCTTTAACTTCCGCGACTTTTAGTCGTGAGGAATTGGTTGATTTTCCGAGAGTTAAAGCATTCAATGCCCTGAGGGTTCAACGCGCAATTGAAAATATTACGCCGATAGCATGGCATTCTCCAATTACGTGTGAAACGTGTCAAATCACTTTTTTTCCTGCGGGTCATATCCTTGGAGCATCCATGGTTTACATAGAATCCGATGCAGGCAATATTCTATTTACAGGTGACTTTACTCCGTTTGACCAACTCACAGTCCCTAAGTATCAACTCCCTGACGATTTGGATGTTGATTTACTGATTACTGAGTCAACATACGGGTATCAAGAAAGCCTTTATGTAGGGGATATTGATGAAGAACGAGAACACTTTGCTCAGAAAATTGATCGCTGTTTAGATGGTGGCGGAACAATTTTGATTCCTGCGTTTGCTATTGGAAGAAGTCAAGAACTCGCGTTAATCCTACGGGATCTAATTCGTGATGGACACTTAAAACCTTTTCCTATCTATATTGATGGGCTGGCACAGATCGCTTGCGATATTTACGAGGATAATGATGTAAAATTGTTTGGGTATGAACTTGAGAAGGCCCCCAAAGATTTTATTGATGCCTTGGATACTTTTAATGGTGTTATCATTGCGAGTTCTGGGATGTTGCTTGATAACAGTATGTCAGCAAGGTATGCAGAAGAACTGCTGCCGGACCCGAGAAATGCTGTTTTTTTTAGCGGTTACCTCGACGAGGAAAGCCCAGGTCGAAAGTTGGAACGACTGCATGAGAGTAAGGGACAACGTTTCCGAATCAATGAGAGAGATATTCCTGCTCATGCAGACGTGGATACATATCGCCTCTCCGCACATACAGGCAGTGAAGGGATTCTTTCGCTGATTGAACGGGTAACCCCGAAAAAGGTTATTTTCGTTCACGGTTGTCCGCAATATAAAACCGCTGTTAACATCCATAGAGAGACATGCCGGCGGTTTCAAAACCGAATAGAAGTGTATCAAGCAAACAACGGGACACCGATCTATTTCTAA
- a CDS encoding aminoglycoside phosphotransferase family protein, protein MKVDNAFDKSELLQHLKTAYALPLQSITFFSEGEDSYGYIVGSETGEKYFAKASTSVPDSCLRVASLLRHRCNISGVVAPLETSDGILSIPWHGFRVSLFPFIEGKSRWDLWKIGKDFTDTELSQTAVLLATLHRSIDAIDPSCLPVAKYDLPLRHELYTALEASGKTIPSQNQYQKRLLAALAEHRSAVLETLDRYDTLGHSATTQQTPFVVTHGDPTPGNLILDTENRLHLIDWDGVCLGPPEKDLVSFTGERFEVVLERYLTERHNEVSLHADIFGFYIYEWTLNEIRDYSTKILFKNKDTQQNEYDWESLQDYLPPDRKSMEDGIAAIRDTLDNG, encoded by the coding sequence ATGAAAGTTGACAACGCTTTTGATAAATCGGAATTACTGCAACATCTCAAGACTGCCTACGCGCTGCCTTTGCAGTCCATAACCTTTTTTTCTGAAGGTGAGGACAGTTACGGCTACATCGTGGGGTCCGAAACAGGCGAAAAGTATTTTGCCAAAGCGTCTACCTCTGTCCCGGATTCCTGCTTGCGGGTTGCGTCGCTTCTGCGGCACCGATGCAATATATCGGGTGTTGTCGCTCCGTTGGAAACATCGGACGGCATCCTGAGTATCCCATGGCACGGTTTTCGCGTCTCGCTGTTTCCGTTCATTGAAGGCAAAAGTCGTTGGGACTTGTGGAAGATCGGAAAAGACTTCACGGATACAGAACTCAGTCAGACGGCGGTCCTGTTAGCGACACTTCACCGTTCCATAGATGCGATCGATCCGAGTTGCCTTCCAGTAGCAAAGTATGACTTGCCGCTACGGCATGAACTTTACACGGCACTTGAGGCTTCTGGAAAAACGATCCCTTCTCAGAATCAATACCAAAAACGACTGCTTGCGGCACTCGCCGAGCACCGATCTGCCGTTTTGGAAACCCTTGACCGATACGATACCCTGGGACATTCGGCAACCACCCAACAAACGCCTTTTGTGGTTACACACGGCGACCCGACGCCGGGCAATCTCATTTTGGATACCGAAAACCGACTGCATTTGATCGATTGGGATGGTGTCTGCCTCGGTCCGCCTGAAAAAGACTTAGTCTCTTTCACAGGTGAGCGGTTTGAAGTGGTTTTGGAGCGGTATCTCACGGAGAGACACAATGAGGTCTCTCTACATGCGGACATTTTCGGTTTTTATATCTATGAATGGACGCTCAATGAAATCCGAGATTACAGCACTAAAATCCTGTTTAAAAATAAGGATACACAACAGAACGAATATGACTGGGAAAGTTTGCAAGACTATCTACCGCCAGACCGGAAGTCGATGGAAGATGGAATTGCAGCTATTCGAGACACACTCGACAACGGATAA